The following are encoded together in the Ictalurus punctatus breed USDA103 chromosome 1, Coco_2.0, whole genome shotgun sequence genome:
- the LOC108280719 gene encoding tetratricopeptide repeat protein 24 isoform X2, with protein MASDGSPSQDSQKKKKKTSRKGKGEGVKDTEIQVESLTACGHGALQQGDSSKALEYFKKAFKTAVNLKETKVQRACAFNLGAAYVEAGKPQKGLDFLSQAEPSDKGERVADLQFNLAAAHEALDDHVQAVRHYQQAAHLYRSQGDGSSEGDTCIRLAHCHLRRKEWSGAAENYLRAAESYKVSGKLASSAVALKDAGNHMLKCDCFTTDDVISVLTECLELSAKITEPETLGKLYNAVGLSFSQLKLFPEAAECYELALPLVRSTPRRLAVVMQNLGAVHNSLAQYRKALEYHREAAALHGSLGSRRAQGCCFCNLAYALSELGELDEAGESYLHAQQAFKDSDDSSGHWQACEGLGGIKMRLRDPDKAILCYKQALALLSKCKDVSSSVQESLVNKLSEALQMKLAIQQRGPLVRQAIKERNMNRQHLRITQMRNTEELMAEHSRKEPLSSHRIEDKEWRPTETCEQRKPHGDMTISSRATQTECPDHMNTLPEANRNLNNTYEKPRLEYKNPTDSHLHSQQDEAMCETSIQNPLESTSAPPLEEHTEALPSAHLHSEESTSIHRTLKSRFCTVM; from the exons ATGGCCTCTGATGGTTCACCATCCCAAGATtctcagaagaagaaaaagaaaacgagCAGAAAGGGGAAGGGTGAAGGTGTAAAGGACACAGAGATCCAGGTAGAGAGTCTTACAGCATGTGGACACGGCGCTCTACAACAGGGAGACAGCTCAAAGGCTCTTGAATACTTCAAAAAGGCTTTCAAAACTGCCGTGAAC CTCAAAGAGACTAAAGTACAGAGGGCTTGTGCTTTTAACCTTGGAGCAGCATATGTGGAGGCAGGTAAGCCCCAGAAAGGGCTTGATTTTCTGTCACAAGCTGAGCCAAGTGATAAAGGTGAGCGCGTGGCGGATCTGCAGTTTAATCTAGCAGCAGCACATGAGGCTCTGGATGACCATGTGCAAGCTGTCAGACACTACCAACAAGCTGCACACCTTTATCGCTCACAAGGTGATGGGAGCAGTGAAGGGGACACCTGCATCAGACTGGCCCACTGTCACCTGCGCAGGAAG GAGTGGAGTGGCGCAGCAGAGAATTACCTGCGTGCAGCAGAAAGCTATAAGGTGTCAGGGAAGCTGGCCTCTTCTGCTGTGGCCCTGAAGGATGCTGGGAATCACATGTTGAAATGTGACTGCTTCACAACAGATGATGTCATTAGTGTTCTCACGGAGTGTTTGGAGCTGAGTGCCAAAATCACAGAACCAGAGACATTAG GTAAGCTGTATAATGCAGTGGGGTTGAGTTTCTCTCAGCTGAAGCTTTTTCCTGAGGCTGCTGAGTGCTATGAGCTGGCTCTGCCTCTGGTGCGCTCCACTCCACGTAGGCTAGCCGTGGTCATGCAGAATCTGGGTGCGGTCCACAACTCCCTGGCGCAATACCGGAAAGCTCTGGAATACCACAGAGAAGCAGCTGCACTGCATG GGTCGTTGGGTAGCCGTCGGGCTCAGGGCTGCTGTTTCTGTAACCTGGCTTACGCTCTCAGTGAACTAGGGGAACTGGATGAGGCAGGAGAGAGCTACCTCCACGCTCAACAGGCTTTCAAAGACAGCG ATGATTCCTCAGGGCACTGGCAAGCGTGTGAAGGTCTGGGTGGAATCAAAATGAGACTGAGGGACCCAGACAAAGCCATTCTCTGTTATAAGCAGGCACTAGCACTGCTCTCCAAGTGCAAG GATGTCTCTAGCTCTGTGCAGGAAAGCCTTGTCAATAAGCTAAGTGAGGCTTTACAGATGAAACTGGCCATCCAGCAG AGAGGTCCCCTTGTAAGGCAAGCTATCAAGGAGAGAAACATGAACAGGCAACACCTGCG AATAACTCAGATGAGGAACACTGAGGAATTGATGGCCGAGCACAGCAGAAAAGAACCACTGAGTAGTCACAGGATAGAGGATAAAG AATGGAGACCTACAGAAACATGTGAACAGAGGAAACCTCATGGTGATATGACCATATCATCAAGAGCAACACAAACAGAGTGTCCTGATCACATGAACACACTACCAGAAGCCAATAG GAATCTGAATAACACATATGAGAAACCTCGCCTTGAGTATAAGAATCCCACAGACTCCCATTTACACTCACAGCAGG ATGAAGCCATGTGTGAAACCTCCATACAGAACCCACTGGAATCAACCAG TGCACCCCCATTGGAGGAGCACACTGAGGCCTTACCTTCAGCGCATCTTCACAGTGAGGAGTCGACATCCATACACAGGACCTTAAAGTCCAGATTCTGCACAGTCATGTGA
- the LOC108280719 gene encoding tetratricopeptide repeat protein 24 isoform X1, whose translation MASDGSPSQDSQKKKKKTSRKGKGEGVKDTEIQVESLTACGHGALQQGDSSKALEYFKKAFKTAVNLKETKVQRACAFNLGAAYVEAGKPQKGLDFLSQAEPSDKGERVADLQFNLAAAHEALDDHVQAVRHYQQAAHLYRSQGDGSSEGDTCIRLAHCHLRRKEWSGAAENYLRAAESYKVSGKLASSAVALKDAGNHMLKCDCFTTDDVISVLTECLELSAKITEPETLGKLYNAVGLSFSQLKLFPEAAECYELALPLVRSTPRRLAVVMQNLGAVHNSLAQYRKALEYHREAAALHGSLGSRRAQGCCFCNLAYALSELGELDEAGESYLHAQQAFKDSDDSSGHWQACEGLGGIKMRLRDPDKAILCYKQALALLSKCKLLLNTSTPCFQDVSSSVQESLVNKLSEALQMKLAIQQRGPLVRQAIKERNMNRQHLRITQMRNTEELMAEHSRKEPLSSHRIEDKEWRPTETCEQRKPHGDMTISSRATQTECPDHMNTLPEANRNLNNTYEKPRLEYKNPTDSHLHSQQDEAMCETSIQNPLESTSAPPLEEHTEALPSAHLHSEESTSIHRTLKSRFCTVM comes from the exons ATGGCCTCTGATGGTTCACCATCCCAAGATtctcagaagaagaaaaagaaaacgagCAGAAAGGGGAAGGGTGAAGGTGTAAAGGACACAGAGATCCAGGTAGAGAGTCTTACAGCATGTGGACACGGCGCTCTACAACAGGGAGACAGCTCAAAGGCTCTTGAATACTTCAAAAAGGCTTTCAAAACTGCCGTGAAC CTCAAAGAGACTAAAGTACAGAGGGCTTGTGCTTTTAACCTTGGAGCAGCATATGTGGAGGCAGGTAAGCCCCAGAAAGGGCTTGATTTTCTGTCACAAGCTGAGCCAAGTGATAAAGGTGAGCGCGTGGCGGATCTGCAGTTTAATCTAGCAGCAGCACATGAGGCTCTGGATGACCATGTGCAAGCTGTCAGACACTACCAACAAGCTGCACACCTTTATCGCTCACAAGGTGATGGGAGCAGTGAAGGGGACACCTGCATCAGACTGGCCCACTGTCACCTGCGCAGGAAG GAGTGGAGTGGCGCAGCAGAGAATTACCTGCGTGCAGCAGAAAGCTATAAGGTGTCAGGGAAGCTGGCCTCTTCTGCTGTGGCCCTGAAGGATGCTGGGAATCACATGTTGAAATGTGACTGCTTCACAACAGATGATGTCATTAGTGTTCTCACGGAGTGTTTGGAGCTGAGTGCCAAAATCACAGAACCAGAGACATTAG GTAAGCTGTATAATGCAGTGGGGTTGAGTTTCTCTCAGCTGAAGCTTTTTCCTGAGGCTGCTGAGTGCTATGAGCTGGCTCTGCCTCTGGTGCGCTCCACTCCACGTAGGCTAGCCGTGGTCATGCAGAATCTGGGTGCGGTCCACAACTCCCTGGCGCAATACCGGAAAGCTCTGGAATACCACAGAGAAGCAGCTGCACTGCATG GGTCGTTGGGTAGCCGTCGGGCTCAGGGCTGCTGTTTCTGTAACCTGGCTTACGCTCTCAGTGAACTAGGGGAACTGGATGAGGCAGGAGAGAGCTACCTCCACGCTCAACAGGCTTTCAAAGACAGCG ATGATTCCTCAGGGCACTGGCAAGCGTGTGAAGGTCTGGGTGGAATCAAAATGAGACTGAGGGACCCAGACAAAGCCATTCTCTGTTATAAGCAGGCACTAGCACTGCTCTCCAAGTGCAAG CTGTTGCTGAACACATCAACGCCTTGCTTCCAGGATGTCTCTAGCTCTGTGCAGGAAAGCCTTGTCAATAAGCTAAGTGAGGCTTTACAGATGAAACTGGCCATCCAGCAG AGAGGTCCCCTTGTAAGGCAAGCTATCAAGGAGAGAAACATGAACAGGCAACACCTGCG AATAACTCAGATGAGGAACACTGAGGAATTGATGGCCGAGCACAGCAGAAAAGAACCACTGAGTAGTCACAGGATAGAGGATAAAG AATGGAGACCTACAGAAACATGTGAACAGAGGAAACCTCATGGTGATATGACCATATCATCAAGAGCAACACAAACAGAGTGTCCTGATCACATGAACACACTACCAGAAGCCAATAG GAATCTGAATAACACATATGAGAAACCTCGCCTTGAGTATAAGAATCCCACAGACTCCCATTTACACTCACAGCAGG ATGAAGCCATGTGTGAAACCTCCATACAGAACCCACTGGAATCAACCAG TGCACCCCCATTGGAGGAGCACACTGAGGCCTTACCTTCAGCGCATCTTCACAGTGAGGAGTCGACATCCATACACAGGACCTTAAAGTCCAGATTCTGCACAGTCATGTGA